A genomic region of Halococcus hamelinensis 100A6 contains the following coding sequences:
- a CDS encoding universal stress protein, producing the protein MNVLLGIDGTDRAFDALERTIARVRETGDDLTVAVVESDVTDPEAVERRIRTMLDDVDIDAGIEQVEGHAGGALVELAEAGGFDRLVLDGGERTPTGKIRLDPTTEFVLLNAETSVTLAR; encoded by the coding sequence ATGAACGTGCTGCTCGGTATCGACGGGACGGACCGGGCGTTCGACGCGCTCGAACGGACCATCGCGCGGGTGCGCGAGACCGGCGACGACCTCACGGTGGCGGTGGTCGAGAGCGACGTCACGGACCCCGAGGCGGTCGAACGGCGGATCCGGACGATGCTCGACGACGTCGACATCGACGCCGGGATCGAGCAGGTCGAAGGTCACGCCGGCGGCGCGCTGGTCGAGCTCGCCGAGGCCGGCGGGTTCGACCGGCTGGTGCTCGACGGCGGCGAGCGCACCCCGACCGGGAAGATCCGGCTCGACCCTACCACCGAGTTCGTCCTCCTGAACGCCGAGACCTCGGTGACACTCGCCCGATGA
- a CDS encoding DUF5806 family protein, translated as MTDDAPQNPDSGDETGEDPAPDTTVPEDVRTYDRFSKMDGARYERANEFLRDRTYITAREWAIARLCADFRTETGVEMTKIGDHLPELVPFMTDTYTPQAVNQARSAFEGKVRKAGATFLYGAMCDFFTAEDLDDVMYEATEVAKFLLEVEGVDLAFDDELAAEERISSTMREVRTQSAALRHDDLTCPHCGERFEPGETTDEASD; from the coding sequence ATGACCGACGACGCTCCACAGAACCCCGATTCGGGGGATGAAACCGGCGAGGACCCGGCCCCCGACACGACGGTCCCCGAGGACGTCCGAACCTACGACCGCTTCTCGAAGATGGACGGTGCGCGCTATGAGCGCGCCAACGAGTTTCTCAGGGATCGAACGTACATCACCGCCCGTGAGTGGGCGATCGCGCGGCTGTGTGCCGACTTCCGCACCGAGACCGGCGTCGAGATGACCAAGATCGGCGACCACCTCCCCGAACTCGTCCCCTTCATGACCGACACCTACACGCCACAGGCCGTCAACCAGGCCCGGTCGGCGTTCGAGGGCAAGGTCAGGAAGGCGGGGGCGACCTTCCTCTACGGCGCGATGTGTGATTTCTTCACCGCCGAGGACCTCGACGACGTGATGTACGAGGCCACCGAGGTGGCGAAGTTCCTGCTCGAAGTCGAGGGCGTGGACCTGGCGTTCGACGACGAACTCGCCGCCGAGGAACGGATCTCCTCGACGATGCGCGAGGTGCGAACCCAGAGCGCCGCGCTCCGCCACGACGACCTCACCTGTCCCCACTGCGGCGAGCGGTTCGAACCGGGCGAGACGACCGACGAAGCCAGCGACTGA